The Afipia massiliensis genome has a segment encoding these proteins:
- a CDS encoding SDR family NAD(P)-dependent oxidoreductase, translating into MDLQLTGKIAVVTGGTRGIGKAIARSLAGEGMDVAIIGRDLEAAKATASEISSATGRMVHAYAGDTGKDEAVRAAVAAIRSDFGRIDVLVNSAAQPSGQAKPPSLSEITDEMFWSDVNVKVMGYLRMAREVAPLMTEQGWGRIINISGLGARQTGTTIGSIRNVGVAALTKNLADELGPRGINVTCVHPGLTRTEKTPGVIAWRAGLTKKTEAEVEKAMNDLNTIRRLVTAEEIGHIVAFLASPKSIAINGDAIAAGGGAPGSIYY; encoded by the coding sequence ATGGATCTTCAACTCACGGGTAAAATCGCAGTCGTCACCGGCGGCACGCGCGGCATCGGCAAGGCGATTGCGCGCTCGCTCGCGGGTGAGGGCATGGATGTCGCGATCATCGGGCGCGACCTGGAGGCTGCGAAGGCGACGGCCTCGGAGATTTCAAGTGCGACAGGCCGGATGGTGCACGCCTATGCGGGCGATACCGGCAAGGACGAGGCGGTTCGCGCCGCAGTCGCCGCGATCCGTTCTGACTTCGGCCGGATCGATGTGCTGGTGAACAGCGCGGCGCAGCCGAGCGGGCAGGCGAAGCCGCCGTCGCTGAGCGAGATCACCGACGAGATGTTCTGGAGCGACGTCAACGTCAAGGTGATGGGCTATCTGCGCATGGCGCGCGAGGTCGCGCCCCTGATGACCGAACAGGGCTGGGGCCGCATCATCAATATCAGCGGACTCGGCGCGCGTCAGACCGGCACCACGATTGGCAGCATCCGCAATGTCGGCGTGGCGGCACTCACCAAGAATCTCGCTGATGAACTTGGACCGCGCGGCATCAATGTCACCTGCGTTCATCCCGGCCTGACCCGGACGGAGAAGACGCCGGGCGTGATCGCGTGGCGCGCAGGGCTCACCAAGAAGACGGAAGCTGAAGTCGAGAAGGCGATGAACGATCTCAATACCATCCGCCGTCTGGTGACGGCCGAGGAGATCGGCCACATCGTCGCGTTTCTGGCGTCGCCAAAGTCGATTGCCATCAATGGCGATGCGATTGCGGCGGGCGGCGGCGCGCCCGGAAGCATCTATTACTGA
- a CDS encoding DUF721 domain-containing protein translates to MNKPGPLTAKPLSALLGSAINDVFAKQGFASRELVTRWAEIAGPNVAAHSEPLKIQWPRPVENQIPEPATLVLRVEGPMALEIQHTSDVILERVNRFLGWNAVGRIALRQAPLSRKPVRKARKVPDAAAVATIEASLGTVEDDDLRAALARLGASIKRN, encoded by the coding sequence ATGAACAAGCCCGGTCCCCTCACCGCGAAGCCGTTATCCGCACTGCTCGGCAGTGCGATCAACGACGTCTTCGCCAAGCAGGGCTTTGCCTCGCGCGAACTGGTGACGCGATGGGCAGAAATCGCGGGGCCGAACGTCGCGGCCCATTCGGAACCGCTGAAAATCCAGTGGCCACGTCCGGTCGAAAACCAGATCCCCGAACCGGCCACATTGGTGTTGCGGGTCGAAGGCCCGATGGCGCTGGAAATCCAGCACACCTCGGATGTCATTCTGGAGCGGGTCAACCGCTTCCTCGGCTGGAATGCTGTCGGGCGGATCGCGCTGCGTCAGGCGCCGCTGTCACGCAAACCTGTGCGGAAAGCCCGAAAAGTGCCCGACGCCGCAGCCGTCGCGACGATCGAAGCCTCGCTCGGCACCGTGGAAGACGACGATTTGCGTGCGGCGCTGGCGCGGCTCGGCGCCTCGATCAAGCGAAATTGA
- a CDS encoding DsbA family protein, which yields MNITRRTFTAALSLTGFAAALGLSPWQFVSQANAQTAAEINQAGELGDMALGSKDAPVTIIEYASMTCPHCASFTKDVFPQIKTNYIDTGKVRFIFREFPLDQVALAASALARCVAKDDAPKYFAIIDILFKQQNDLASDALGTINRVGKQAGFSEQMIKDCVQNDPKIQKGILDVREHAYSKLKVNSTPFFFVNGTVVKGDISFDAFEKLIKPLLKS from the coding sequence TTGAACATCACGCGCCGTACCTTTACCGCCGCCCTGTCCCTCACCGGCTTCGCCGCAGCACTCGGCCTGTCACCCTGGCAGTTTGTCAGCCAGGCCAATGCCCAGACCGCTGCCGAAATCAATCAGGCCGGCGAACTCGGCGACATGGCTCTGGGATCGAAAGACGCCCCGGTCACCATCATCGAATACGCGTCGATGACCTGCCCGCACTGCGCGTCGTTCACCAAGGACGTGTTTCCCCAGATCAAGACCAACTACATCGACACCGGCAAGGTGCGCTTCATCTTCCGCGAGTTCCCGCTCGATCAGGTGGCGCTGGCCGCCTCGGCGCTCGCACGCTGCGTCGCCAAGGACGACGCCCCGAAATATTTCGCGATCATCGACATCCTGTTCAAGCAGCAGAACGATCTGGCCTCGGACGCGCTCGGCACCATCAATCGCGTCGGCAAGCAGGCCGGCTTTAGCGAGCAGATGATCAAGGACTGTGTGCAGAATGATCCGAAAATCCAGAAGGGCATTCTGGACGTGCGCGAGCACGCGTACAGCAAGCTCAAGGTCAACTCGACGCCGTTCTTCTTCGTCAATGGAACCGTCGTGAAGGGCGATATCTCGTTCGACGCCTTCGAAAAGCTGATCAAGCCGCTACTCAAGAGCTGA
- the smc gene encoding chromosome segregation protein SMC, translating to MKLTRLRLHGFKSFVEPTDFLIEPGLTGVVGPNGCGKSNLVEALRWAMGETSHKSLRAADMDAVIFAGSGNRPARNHAEVAMTIDNSDRSAPSAMNDQEVLEISRRIEREAGSVYRINGRDVRARDVQILFADAATGARSPALVHQGKIGEIIQARPDQRRRVLEDAAGVAGLHARRHEAELRLKAAETNLTRVEDVIGQLASQIEGLKKQARQAIRYREVAAKVRKAEALLFHLRWLQANTDVAEAGQTHDLNVREQAERTLQQAEAARIQAIRASELPGLRENEARAAAGLQRLTNAREMLDREEARARERVIELDRRLTQFAADIEREQRQLSDADVALARLEAEDNDLKDEIKSRVDKRSGADERVAEAEATLAAAERTFSELTTALADLTAKRNQFEANVRTHRDRLARLDQDIVSVEGEVEKLAAETGGLGDLDTLVAAMEAAAEALLISEATTQASEAAHVNARATLEASRAPLADAEKRVQRLETEAKTISKIVNGETKNLWPPIIDGVNVAKGFEKALGAALGDDLDAPVDPTAPMRWSNLGVVDGDPSLPEGIEALAAHVTAPPELARRLAQIGVVSRERGAQLASQLKTGQRLVSREGDLWRWDGFVAAAHAPTGAARRLAERARLIDIESELEQARADAVAKRRALDNADAELKAASAAESAAREAARSAQREANAAREQHANAEREINRHASRRSALDERRTRLAADRTEAHDAHEAAVGVLSELPSSAENEEKLATVRADMDGHRRLAAQVRAEAQALAREAELADRRVQAIIAERNEWQNRKENAASQIATVETRIVEVKTERAELENAPEVFAEKRSALISEIEYAEADRRTAADALASAETAMAETDRVARASLDALSASREACARSEERMDGTRRRLDDIEREIRDMLEVEPQGVAALAEITPETELPAVIDIETDLEKLRRDRERLGAVNLRAEEELREVEAQHLTLTTERDDLVEAIKKLRTGIQSLNKEARERLLTSFETVNTHFKRLFSELFGGGQAELTLIESDDPLEAGLEIIAKPPGKKPQTLSLLSGGEQALTALALIFAVFLTNPSPICVLDEVDAPLDDHNVERFCNLLHEMTSSTETRFIIITHNPITMARMNRLFGVTMAERGVSQLVSVDLDGAMKVLDQNVA from the coding sequence ATGAAACTCACGCGTCTTCGTCTTCACGGGTTCAAGTCCTTCGTTGAACCGACCGACTTTCTGATCGAACCCGGCCTCACCGGCGTTGTCGGTCCGAACGGCTGCGGCAAATCGAACCTGGTCGAAGCGCTGCGCTGGGCGATGGGCGAGACCTCGCACAAGTCGCTGCGCGCCGCCGACATGGACGCGGTGATCTTCGCCGGCTCCGGCAACCGCCCCGCGCGCAATCACGCCGAAGTGGCGATGACCATCGACAACTCCGATCGCTCGGCGCCGTCCGCGATGAACGATCAGGAAGTGTTGGAAATTTCCCGGCGCATCGAGCGCGAAGCAGGTTCCGTCTATCGCATCAACGGCCGCGACGTACGCGCGCGCGACGTGCAGATTCTGTTCGCCGACGCCGCCACCGGCGCGCGTTCGCCTGCCCTCGTCCACCAGGGCAAGATCGGCGAGATCATTCAGGCGCGTCCCGACCAGCGCCGCCGCGTGCTGGAAGACGCCGCCGGTGTCGCCGGTCTGCATGCGCGCCGTCACGAAGCCGAACTGCGCCTCAAGGCGGCCGAGACCAACCTCACCCGCGTCGAAGACGTCATCGGTCAGCTTGCAAGCCAGATCGAAGGCCTGAAAAAGCAGGCGCGTCAGGCGATCCGCTATCGCGAAGTCGCCGCCAAGGTCCGCAAGGCCGAGGCGCTGCTGTTTCACCTGCGCTGGCTGCAGGCCAATACCGACGTCGCCGAAGCAGGCCAGACCCACGACCTGAATGTCCGCGAGCAGGCCGAACGTACTCTTCAGCAGGCGGAAGCCGCACGCATCCAGGCGATCCGCGCCTCCGAGCTTCCGGGCCTGCGCGAAAACGAAGCGCGCGCCGCAGCCGGCTTGCAGCGCCTGACCAACGCCCGCGAAATGCTCGACCGCGAGGAAGCGCGCGCCAGGGAGCGCGTCATCGAGCTCGACCGCCGCCTGACGCAGTTCGCCGCCGACATCGAGCGCGAGCAGCGCCAGCTGTCCGATGCCGACGTCGCACTGGCGCGGCTGGAGGCCGAAGACAACGACCTCAAGGACGAAATCAAGTCGCGCGTCGACAAGCGCAGCGGCGCCGATGAGCGCGTTGCGGAAGCCGAGGCCACACTCGCCGCGGCGGAGCGGACCTTCTCCGAACTGACCACCGCGCTCGCTGACCTCACCGCGAAGCGCAACCAGTTCGAGGCCAATGTCCGCACCCACCGCGACCGTCTGGCGCGGCTCGATCAGGACATCGTCAGTGTCGAGGGCGAAGTCGAGAAGCTCGCCGCCGAGACCGGCGGACTTGGCGATCTCGATACGCTGGTCGCTGCGATGGAAGCGGCAGCGGAAGCTTTGCTGATCTCCGAAGCCACGACCCAGGCCAGCGAGGCCGCGCATGTGAATGCCCGCGCCACGCTGGAGGCCTCGCGTGCGCCGCTTGCCGACGCCGAGAAGCGCGTGCAGCGGCTGGAGACCGAAGCCAAGACGATTTCCAAGATCGTCAACGGCGAAACCAAGAACCTGTGGCCGCCGATCATCGACGGCGTCAACGTCGCCAAGGGTTTCGAAAAGGCGCTGGGCGCTGCATTGGGTGACGATCTCGACGCACCGGTCGATCCGACCGCGCCGATGCGCTGGTCCAATCTCGGCGTGGTCGATGGCGATCCGTCGTTGCCGGAAGGCATCGAGGCGCTTGCAGCCCATGTCACCGCTCCGCCGGAACTGGCGCGGCGTCTGGCGCAGATCGGCGTCGTCAGCCGCGAGCGCGGCGCGCAGCTTGCCTCGCAACTGAAGACCGGCCAGCGGCTGGTCTCGCGCGAAGGCGATCTGTGGCGCTGGGACGGTTTCGTCGCGGCGGCGCATGCCCCGACCGGCGCCGCACGGCGGCTGGCCGAGCGCGCCCGCCTCATCGACATCGAATCCGAACTTGAGCAGGCGCGCGCCGACGCCGTCGCAAAGCGCCGGGCACTCGACAATGCCGACGCCGAACTCAAGGCCGCGTCCGCCGCCGAGAGCGCCGCGCGTGAAGCCGCACGCTCGGCCCAGCGCGAAGCCAATGCGGCCCGCGAGCAGCATGCCAACGCCGAACGCGAGATCAATCGCCACGCCTCGCGCCGTTCCGCGCTGGACGAGCGCCGGACCCGCCTTGCCGCGGATCGCACTGAAGCCCACGACGCGCACGAAGCCGCCGTCGGCGTCCTGAGCGAATTGCCGTCGAGCGCCGAGAACGAGGAAAAGCTCGCCACCGTGCGCGCCGACATGGACGGTCACCGCCGCCTCGCGGCGCAGGTCCGCGCCGAGGCGCAGGCGCTGGCGCGCGAAGCCGAACTCGCCGACCGGCGCGTGCAGGCAATTATCGCCGAGCGCAACGAATGGCAGAACCGCAAGGAAAACGCCGCGTCGCAGATTGCGACCGTCGAGACCCGCATCGTCGAGGTCAAGACCGAGCGTGCTGAGCTTGAAAACGCGCCGGAGGTGTTCGCCGAGAAGCGCAGCGCGCTGATCAGCGAAATCGAATACGCCGAAGCCGACCGCCGCACTGCCGCCGATGCGTTGGCCTCTGCCGAAACCGCGATGGCGGAGACCGACCGCGTAGCCCGCGCTTCGCTCGATGCGCTGTCTGCCTCACGCGAAGCCTGCGCCCGCTCCGAAGAGCGGATGGACGGCACCCGCCGCCGGCTCGACGACATCGAGCGCGAAATCCGCGACATGCTCGAGGTCGAGCCGCAGGGCGTCGCCGCGCTGGCCGAAATCACGCCGGAGACCGAGCTTCCGGCCGTGATCGACATCGAAACCGATCTGGAAAAGCTGCGCCGCGACCGCGAGCGTCTTGGCGCCGTCAACCTGCGCGCCGAGGAAGAACTGCGCGAGGTCGAGGCCCAGCACCTGACCCTCACCACCGAGCGCGACGATCTGGTGGAAGCGATCAAGAAGCTGCGCACCGGCATCCAGAGCCTCAACAAGGAAGCCCGCGAACGCCTGCTGACCTCGTTCGAGACGGTCAACACCCACTTCAAGCGGCTGTTCTCCGAACTGTTCGGCGGCGGCCAGGCCGAACTGACCCTGATCGAGAGCGACGATCCGCTCGAGGCCGGTCTGGAAATCATCGCCAAGCCACCCGGCAAGAAGCCGCAGACCCTGTCACTTCTGTCTGGCGGCGAGCAGGCGCTGACCGCGCTGGCGCTGATCTTCGCGGTGTTCCTCACCAATCCTTCGCCGATCTGCGTACTGGACGAAGTCGACGCGCCGCTGGACGACCACAACGTCGAGCGGTTCTGCAATCTGCTGCATGAGATGACCTCGTCCACCGAGACGCGCTTCATCATCATCACCCACAATCCGATCACCATGGCGCGCATGAACCGGCTGTTCGGCGTCACCATGGCTGAGCGCGGCGTGTCGCAGCTGGTGTCGGTCGACCTCGACGGCGCGATGAAGGTTCTCGACCAGAACGTGGCGTGA
- a CDS encoding small ribosomal subunit Rsm22 family protein, with protein sequence MIAPNLPAELKAALARKAEGLSRNDAAQRADTISRTYRDGGGSGGIRTGADALAYALARMPATYAAVAASLNALAEVNPDFAPRSLLDIGAGPGTATWAASEAFASIDKFTLLDANTALRDLATELAQSHSRFNTMRYESRDARKLLAAAHEADLVVASYVINELSENERAALADAMWAKTRDTLLVVEPGTPAGYARIIDLRARLIDKGAHVIAPCPHDTACPLTKPDWCHFTQRLQRSRAHKHLKAADLPYEDEKFSYVVLSRTPPAQRPVRVLAQPLVTKIAVTAKICAPDGLKTASIPHRDKAAYKRAKKWDWGDAVFSAGNDGPE encoded by the coding sequence ATGATAGCCCCCAACCTCCCCGCCGAATTGAAAGCCGCACTTGCCCGCAAGGCCGAAGGCCTGTCGCGCAACGACGCCGCGCAGCGCGCGGACACCATCTCGCGCACCTATCGCGACGGCGGCGGCTCCGGCGGTATCCGCACCGGCGCGGACGCGCTGGCCTATGCGCTGGCGCGGATGCCGGCGACTTATGCAGCGGTCGCCGCGAGCCTGAATGCTCTGGCTGAGGTCAATCCGGATTTCGCTCCACGTAGCCTGCTCGATATCGGCGCCGGCCCGGGAACGGCAACATGGGCGGCGAGCGAAGCCTTTGCATCCATCGACAAATTTACGCTGCTGGACGCCAACACGGCGCTGCGCGATCTTGCCACCGAGCTGGCGCAGTCGCACTCGCGGTTCAACACGATGCGCTACGAATCCCGCGACGCGCGCAAACTGCTTGCTGCCGCGCACGAGGCTGATCTGGTCGTCGCAAGCTACGTGATCAACGAGCTGAGCGAAAACGAACGGGCAGCGTTAGCCGACGCCATGTGGGCGAAAACGCGCGACACGCTGCTGGTGGTCGAACCCGGCACGCCGGCGGGCTATGCGCGCATCATCGATCTGCGCGCGCGGCTGATCGATAAGGGCGCGCATGTGATCGCGCCCTGCCCGCACGACACGGCATGCCCGCTGACCAAACCCGACTGGTGTCACTTCACGCAACGGCTACAGCGATCGCGCGCGCATAAACACCTTAAAGCGGCAGACCTTCCCTATGAGGATGAAAAATTCAGCTACGTTGTTCTGTCACGCACGCCACCTGCGCAAAGGCCCGTACGCGTGCTGGCACAGCCACTGGTGACCAAGATCGCGGTCACCGCAAAAATCTGCGCGCCGGATGGATTGAAAACCGCAAGCATCCCGCATCGGGACAAGGCCGCGTACAAGCGCGCGAAGAAATGGGACTGGGGCGACGCGGTTTTTTCCGCTGGGAACGATGGGCCGGAATAA
- a CDS encoding COG4315 family predicted lipoprotein: MSKTFAAIAAVSLMLASTSAFAQAAKVADTPKGKTYVDAKGMTLYTFDKDSAGKSACNGPCATNWPPLMAAADAKASGDWTIVTRDDGGKMWAYKGKPLYTFAKDTKPGDTTGDGFLNGAWHMAKP; the protein is encoded by the coding sequence ATGTCCAAAACATTCGCCGCGATTGCGGCTGTCTCCCTCATGCTCGCGTCAACCAGCGCCTTCGCGCAGGCGGCAAAAGTCGCCGATACTCCGAAGGGCAAGACCTATGTCGATGCCAAGGGCATGACGCTTTATACGTTCGATAAGGACAGCGCTGGCAAGTCGGCCTGCAACGGCCCCTGCGCCACCAACTGGCCGCCGCTGATGGCCGCTGCTGACGCCAAGGCGTCGGGCGACTGGACCATTGTCACCCGCGACGACGGCGGCAAGATGTGGGCGTACAAGGGCAAGCCACTTTACACCTTCGCGAAGGATACCAAACCCGGCGACACCACCGGCGACGGCTTCCTCAACGGCGCGTGGCACATGGCCAAGCCGTGA
- a CDS encoding LemA family protein produces MSSGWILLGVIVVIALFAFGAYNRLVALAQRVSQAFADIDVQLKQRHDLIPNLVETVKGYATHERGTLEDVVKARNAAMSAQGPAQVSATEGQLTAALGRLIALSEAYPDLKANTNFQQLQTELSDIENKIAASRRFFNNAVQEYNTGIQQLPTALFAGALGFTKKDFFDLGEARGQLEQAPSVKF; encoded by the coding sequence ATGTCGTCCGGCTGGATTTTACTCGGTGTCATCGTCGTCATCGCGCTGTTCGCATTCGGCGCCTACAATCGGCTGGTCGCGCTGGCGCAGCGGGTCAGCCAAGCGTTCGCCGACATCGACGTGCAACTCAAGCAGCGCCACGACCTGATTCCGAACCTGGTCGAGACGGTCAAAGGCTACGCCACTCACGAACGCGGTACGCTGGAAGACGTGGTGAAGGCCCGCAACGCGGCGATGTCCGCGCAGGGACCGGCGCAGGTGTCGGCGACCGAAGGCCAGCTCACCGCTGCGCTGGGCCGACTGATCGCGCTGTCGGAGGCCTATCCGGACCTGAAGGCCAACACCAACTTCCAGCAGCTGCAGACCGAGCTGTCCGACATCGAAAACAAGATCGCCGCCAGCCGCCGCTTTTTCAACAACGCGGTCCAGGAATACAACACCGGCATCCAGCAGTTGCCGACCGCCCTGTTCGCCGGCGCGCTTGGATTCACCAAGAAGGATTTCTTCGACCTCGGCGAAGCGCGCGGGCAGCTCGAACAGGCGCCGTCGGTCAAGTTCTGA
- a CDS encoding adenine phosphoribosyltransferase, which translates to MTLEDDLKATVRAIQDYPKPGIVFRDITTLLGNAWAFRRAVDELVQPWAGSKIDKVAGMEARGFILGGAVAHQVSAGFVPIRKKGKLPHTTVRIAYSLEYGLDEMEMHADAIKPGERVILIDDLIATGGTAEGAVKLLRQIGADVVAACFIIDLPELGGAAKLRAMDVPVRTLMTFDGH; encoded by the coding sequence ATGACTCTCGAAGACGATTTGAAAGCTACCGTCCGCGCCATTCAGGACTATCCGAAGCCCGGCATTGTTTTCCGCGATATCACCACGCTGCTCGGCAACGCCTGGGCATTCCGCCGCGCGGTCGATGAACTGGTGCAGCCGTGGGCCGGGTCGAAGATCGACAAGGTCGCCGGCATGGAAGCGCGCGGCTTCATTCTCGGCGGCGCGGTGGCGCATCAGGTTTCTGCGGGATTCGTGCCGATCCGCAAGAAAGGCAAGCTGCCGCATACGACGGTGCGCATCGCCTACTCGCTGGAATACGGCCTCGATGAAATGGAAATGCATGCCGACGCCATCAAGCCCGGCGAGCGCGTCATCCTGATCGACGATCTGATCGCGACCGGCGGCACGGCGGAAGGCGCGGTCAAGCTGCTGCGCCAGATCGGCGCCGATGTGGTCGCCGCCTGTTTTATCATCGATCTGCCGGAACTCGGCGGCGCAGCCAAGCTGCGCGCGATGGATGTGCCGGTGCGGACGCTGATGACATTCGACGGTCATTGA
- a CDS encoding M48 family metallopeptidase translates to MTAYGLYTHIASNKFRSMLLLGGLFLLVYVMVFAGALLAEVALNSNRPFEAYITLAAHDLVKAFPFATIGAAAWIVIAYFFHQNIIDAVTGGHDVTRQEQPRLYNLLENLCISRGIPMPKLKIVDSPALNAFATGLNRSQYSISVTTGLMKALNDREMEAVLGHELTHIRNGDVQLLVIAVVIAGVIGFFAELFFRIFFNSGVRYSGGGRSSSSSDGDKKGGGAFAIVLLAIALIGIAWGLSLVVRFALSRSRELLADAGSVELTKDADAMISALRKIEGRGELPGATSAVMEMCIDNPREGFADLFATHPSVDSRVKALVKYAGGRDPGPMALPGGDAETGDSAPQSGDTSPEARPEPPHGGPWGSSPQPTPSPAGSILGPWGRR, encoded by the coding sequence ATGACCGCGTACGGTCTCTACACGCACATCGCATCGAACAAGTTTCGTTCGATGCTGCTGCTCGGCGGACTGTTCCTGCTGGTCTACGTGATGGTGTTCGCCGGCGCGCTGCTGGCCGAAGTGGCGCTCAACAGCAATCGTCCGTTCGAGGCGTATATCACTCTTGCAGCGCATGACCTCGTCAAGGCGTTCCCCTTCGCGACCATCGGGGCCGCGGCATGGATCGTGATTGCCTATTTCTTTCACCAGAACATCATCGATGCGGTGACCGGCGGGCATGACGTGACGCGGCAGGAACAGCCCCGGCTCTACAACCTGCTCGAAAATCTCTGCATCTCGCGCGGCATCCCGATGCCGAAACTCAAGATCGTCGACAGTCCCGCGCTCAACGCCTTTGCCACCGGGCTTAACCGCAGCCAGTATTCCATCAGCGTCACCACGGGGCTGATGAAGGCGCTGAACGACCGGGAGATGGAAGCCGTCCTCGGGCACGAGCTGACCCATATCCGCAACGGCGACGTGCAGCTGCTTGTGATCGCCGTCGTCATCGCGGGCGTGATCGGGTTTTTCGCGGAACTGTTTTTCCGCATCTTTTTCAACTCGGGTGTCCGCTACAGCGGCGGCGGGCGATCATCGTCCTCGTCCGACGGCGACAAGAAAGGCGGCGGCGCCTTCGCCATCGTGCTGCTGGCGATTGCCCTGATCGGCATCGCCTGGGGCCTGTCGCTGGTGGTGCGCTTTGCCCTGTCGCGCTCGCGCGAACTGCTGGCGGATGCGGGTTCCGTCGAACTGACCAAGGACGCGGACGCCATGATCTCGGCGCTGCGCAAGATCGAGGGCCGCGGCGAACTGCCCGGCGCAACCTCCGCCGTGATGGAAATGTGCATCGACAATCCGCGCGAGGGCTTCGCCGACCTGTTCGCGACCCATCCTTCGGTCGATTCGCGGGTCAAGGCGCTGGTGAAATATGCCGGCGGGCGCGATCCCGGCCCGATGGCGCTGCCAGGCGGCGACGCCGAAACCGGCGATAGCGCACCCCAATCCGGGGATACCTCACCGGAAGCGCGGCCTGAGCCTCCGCATGGCGGGCCATGGGGCAGTTCCCCGCAGCCGACACCATCTCCGGCGGGCTCGATTCTCGGTCCATGGGGCCGCCGATGA
- the mutY gene encoding A/G-specific adenine glycosylase: MTISGVAARRKKSPDNVEADRPALLLAWYDRHRRQLPWRALPGRTSDPYRVWLSEIMLQQTTVKAVGPYFEKFTARWPTVAALGSASLDDVLRMWAGLGYYSRARNLHACAVTVLREHGGAFPDTEEGLRTLPGVGPYTAAAIAAIAFSRQTMPVDGNIERVVSRLFAVEEPLPKSKPQIQQLAATMLWDSRAGDSAQALMDLGATICTPKKPACALCPLNDNCAARIRGDQETFPRKAPKKTGALRRGAAFVVTRGDELLVRTRGEKGLLGGMTEVPNSEWLAGHDDKAARAQAPALNVPRWHRKAGVVTHVFTHFPLELVVYTASVAARTRAPDGMRWVPVATLKDEALPNVMRKVIAHGLGD, translated from the coding sequence ATGACCATATCAGGCGTAGCCGCGCGGCGAAAGAAATCTCCGGACAACGTTGAAGCGGATCGCCCGGCGCTGCTGCTCGCCTGGTACGACCGCCATCGGCGACAATTGCCGTGGCGCGCGCTGCCGGGCCGCACGAGCGACCCTTACCGGGTATGGCTGTCGGAAATCATGTTGCAGCAAACCACCGTGAAAGCGGTCGGGCCGTATTTCGAGAAGTTTACCGCGCGCTGGCCGACGGTGGCGGCGCTGGGGTCCGCCTCGCTCGATGACGTACTGCGCATGTGGGCGGGGCTCGGCTACTATTCCCGTGCGCGCAATCTTCATGCCTGCGCCGTCACGGTGCTGCGCGAGCACGGCGGGGCCTTTCCCGACACCGAAGAAGGCCTCCGCACGCTGCCGGGCGTTGGGCCATATACGGCTGCGGCCATCGCGGCGATTGCATTCAGTCGGCAGACCATGCCGGTGGACGGCAATATCGAGCGCGTGGTGTCGAGGCTGTTCGCGGTGGAAGAGCCGCTGCCGAAATCCAAGCCGCAGATTCAGCAACTGGCGGCGACGATGCTTTGGGATTCACGTGCGGGTGACAGTGCGCAGGCGCTGATGGATCTCGGTGCCACGATCTGCACCCCAAAGAAACCCGCCTGTGCGCTCTGTCCGCTCAACGACAATTGCGCCGCGCGCATCCGTGGCGATCAGGAGACGTTTCCGCGCAAGGCGCCGAAGAAGACGGGCGCGCTGCGGCGAGGTGCGGCGTTCGTCGTCACGCGCGGCGATGAGCTGCTGGTTCGCACGCGTGGTGAAAAAGGTCTGCTCGGCGGCATGACGGAGGTGCCGAATTCCGAATGGCTCGCCGGTCACGACGACAAGGCCGCGCGCGCACAGGCTCCGGCGCTCAATGTGCCACGCTGGCATCGCAAGGCTGGCGTGGTGACCCATGTGTTCACGCATTTCCCGCTCGAGCTTGTCGTCTATACCGCGAGCGTTGCCGCACGCACGCGCGCGCCCGACGGCATGCGCTGGGTGCCCGTCGCCACGCTGAAGGACGAGGCGCTACCGAACGTCATGCGCAAGGTGATCGCGCATGGATTGGGCGACTAG